TAATTTAGATACagtaaacatgaagccataaactttcaaaccacctaccttccgaacccacaaattccataaacttccgaaccgctaaactttcgaaccCATAAATTCTAAAATTTCTAAACCcgcaaacttccaaacacataaaccttcgaactcataactttggaactcgtaaaatttcgaacctgtaaacTGAACAATGAAAATATCAGaactgaaaatattttaaaaaatatattttttgctgCGGGGGAGGGGGGTTGAGGGGattggggtgggtgggtggtgcagaaaattgaaaatacaaaaaagaaagtaaaataataataattttttgggGGGGCATCCGGGAGGGGTTGGGGGCTGTAGAAAAAAAAATtacagaaaattgaaaatataaaaaaaagatttaaaaaaatcAGGGGGGGTGGTTTGAGAGGGCATTGGGGGTTAGCAGGGTAGGTGGTGacggaaaagaaaaaaattgaaatctgaaaacgaaaaaaaaaaaaaaacttttttggaGAGAGGGGTGGGAGAGATGGGGTAGGGGAGGGGTTGGGGTTAGATGTGAGGGTACAACTTGGATATGTgaagggtagtatgtacgcagagcTTACCCCTACCTTcaaggtagagaggctatttccgaaagaccctcggcttaggaaagataaaaggaagggCAGCAGCAATCACACCAATTCTAAAACCGAAGAAAAAACACAAAGATACAAAACTAAAACTGAGTATTGTAATCACAAGGCCGAAACGAAAGCAACGACAAGTAATCACataaatcaagaaatatgaaaatACATAACTAACGCTAACATGTATCAAAGCTACTGTTACAGACAAGGGCAACGCCAGGCAACCTATTCTAACCCTTTACCTTTATTctcaacctccacaccttcctatccctagtcatgtcctcagtgagctggAGCAACGccatatcttgcctaatcacctctccccaatacttcttcggtCTACCTCTATCTCTTCTTAGGCCCTCCAGGTCCAACCTCAACCTCTCACACTTCCTCACTGGTGCATCTGCGTCTCTCCTCCTCACATGTACGAACCATCTAAGTCTAgcctcccgcatcttgtcctccatagAGGCCACGCCCACCAAAAACAgaactaagaaaaagaaaatataaggGTAAAGTGAAATCTCAGCTGGCTAGCATGCCCCTCTACTTAGCTACATATCAGTTAGCCAAATATACCAAATAAGAGATACTAATAATTTCAAGAGAATGGACCAAAGCCATGATTCAACCATGAACAAGAGAATGGACCAAAGTCAAATGCATAGACCTTTGCAGAACAAGCCCTACTATCTAACAGATGGAATCACATTTACATGACTGAAAATCACTAAATCGTCAATGAGGAAAAGCAATTAGGTCATTGGTTTATCTACTCAATGATACAACTGGATTACATAGAAAGAAAGCCAGTAGAACACTTTAGCAGATCATACGTGAAGCACAGGTATATTGTTGGTTCCATTTCGTGAATGAGTCTCCAATGTTATAGTGGCTCGTGCCATTTCTTTGTCAGCCTTGATTCTTACTTTTCTTTTCTCTACGTCTTCACCAAAACATATATTACCACTCGAGGACTGCAACAATCTGGATGCCACTGGCTTTGATCTACACGGCCAATAGTGAAATCCTCGGCAGCAGCTTGTAAGAAGTACTCAAGGATAGCATCTGCCACAAGAAAATCACATGATATATATCTATCTCCACACCATCTGAGATTTAGTAAAATATCCAGTCTCTATACCGTTCCGGAGTTCTCCAGCTAAAATAACTGTTGTCTGAGTACCGGAGAGGTCGAGAAGTGTTGCTAACAAATCCATGACAGCTCCCTCACTATAAATCACGTCTGAGCCAAGTACTGAAATACGAATATATTCAGAACATGAAACAGTAAACTAAAATCAAGGATATGCTAACTGGACCACTGACCAGAGACCATCTACCGGGCCTTTGGAGCATGAAAGAAGGGGCAAAGGGTGGAATGTGAGCTGTCAAGCtgagtatttgatttttttaaaataaaagagaaatccCCTAGGGCCAGCTGATGCACAATTCGAAACTAAGTCGATAATGGATCTGCCTCTCtatccttctccacttaaatacagACTTTTATCCATGAAAGGGTTCAAACTCACCCGCTCAACCCACACATCATTTGCTGCACTCTTACCTCTGAACCAAGCCCTGAGGGTCCCTAAAAATCTTTTGGCATCTCAATGTAGAAAACATTGAGGTGCGTCCCACGTTTTGCTATGGGTAGAGGCAGCTGTGAGAGGATGCAAACTGGTTTAGGTAAAAACATCCATTTCCTTTGCAAGATTAGGTGGCAACATTGTTTCATAAATAGGCAAAATTTAATCAGACCTAAcaaattctcaaaaaaaaaaaacatagagCATCAACAACCCATATATGCTCAGTGGCAATGTTGGACTGGTCTAAAACTGATAGCATGAACAACCTATATATACCTACTTGCTGACTCCGACAATTCTAAAGCTGATAGCAAAGTGCATAACAACCCATATACGCCCACTGCAACTTTTCAACTGAGGGAGAAATGAAATTAGGTTTTGATTCTGATTGGACCTTGTAAGAGAGCTTCTCAAGAGCAGGAGTAAGGGTCAAAACAAACTGATTCATTTGTGGCTGTTATGCAGCCACTTGACATCCTTATCgattaaaaaaaaaacaggaaaaaataaaacaaaagtagcCAATTGACATATATCTCTATATTGAAGATGTAATTTTCTCCATATTTAGTCTATTGATTACATACATAGATCTATTCACCTCCGGTCAACGGACGTCAACGGACAAATTGATTTCAAAGGGGGGATGTTACCCATTTTGCCTTTCAGGATTGCTCTAATATATTAAAAGCCTAAAGCTGGCAAATGTCTCAACTTAATAGAAGCCAGTCATATACACAACAACAACTTCAAGTTCTACAAAACCTTCATTCGATAAGGCTTCTAATCTATAAATGTAATCCCACAaatgaggtctggggagggtagtgagtacacagaccttacccctaccccgagggagtagagaggctgtttccgaaagaccgaTAAGGCGGTTTCTAATCTATAAATGAAAAAAAGGATAACTGAcaagaattttggaaaaataatacTTCTGTGGTTAGACAGTTAAATAGTATATAACTAATTCTAGTTCACCTCCTCCCCAAAGAAAAgataaggataagaaaagaaaataacaatataAAGCAACATGCGACATCATCGTGAAGGGCAACTAAACAACCTCAGATATAAGCATATGGTATTTGATTATGTATTGTGAAGAAACTGCTATAGGAAATGAGACCATCTCAGATTGTTACCATAATCTGGCAAAGGATCCTTTATACCATGATCTAACTCATCTCCCCATGTGAGCTCAGTCACTGTTGCAGAACCTCTTACATCTCCATACAGATTAGCCTCTACATTTTTCTTTAGTAGCCTCAGTCTATCTGGGAGGTCAGTGAGAATAACTTGAGCACCCAAAAGAGCTGCAATGCAGCTGGAAACATTGTATGAGAAACATAATAAGAGAATTGAACCATTTATCAACAGTAAATTTATGCCATGTAAAGTGAGTGAGTCAAACATTTAAAGTCCATTACAAGGTACCATTACCAATATAAATTTATGAGCAAGTAATTTACTTTTATGAACAACAAGCCATGCCATGTTTCTCATACACATTACAGAGACAAGAAACTACAATAGGAACTAATCCAACATTATTTTGTTGGAACGTGCAACCATTTCAAACTCCTGAGTCTTGACTGCTGTCCACTAGCTTAAACCAGTAATGACCAGAAAATCATTTTGACAAATCAGATATCAATGTCATAAAATATAACAGCATTACCCAACTAATCCACAGCCAGAGCCCAATTCAACGACCTTCTTGCCTTGAAGATGAATTCTTCCTGCTTCTACAGCGTGCTCCAAAAATTTCCCAAGGACCACTCCACTATCCCACATTACAGAACCAGTTACTCCAGGAGTACCCTAAAATACAAAATACAGCGTGGTTGTTAGAAATTTgatgaaaaaatgagagagacagAGCAACCGAAATAATGTCAATGCTTAAAATGGATGCTTTACCAGTGTTAGGAGATCACATTGTCTCACAAGCATTTCAACTTTCAGCAGATATAAACAACCTTTCCAGAAAACTAACAGCAGCTAATCTAAATTGCCTCTGGGTCATGTCATTGCCAAAAGCTTATTAGTCATCTCATAAGTTAAAATTCCAAGTGTCTAACTAACACAAACTTTAGCCAAGTCACAAAAATTTTCAAGAGTAAAAGCAGAATATGCAGCTAAAATTCATATACACTACGACTaggtgtaattttttttttatcactATACAGTAGGCATGATTTCCTATATATAAAACATCTCGAGCTACAGATTCTGATCTTGCCCTAAATCTGTTCGAGAGGTCCATGGCAGCAAGAAGTACAAGTCGGACGAGTGGGAAAAGGGGAGTGCAGGTTATTTGAAGAAATGAGGATTTGATCCGTtggcaattaacaataataccagTGTCTCCTCTGTCCTGTGTAAGGAAATTGCATGGGAAGAATACATACCTATAAGACAATGACCTAGGTAATGGCAAGGAAAAGATAACACTAACAATGTTGGCTTAAGATTAAGAGTAAGCTGAACTATATGGATTATAACAGCAGAATTAACCTACTAATGATTCCCAAATGAGTATCATACTGCGCCAGAAATGGGCTATGAAATTTTGGCCTACGAAAGTTACATGTTACcgttctcaaaaaaaaaaagggctATGGAATGAACTGCACTCCACCAATgggttcttttttttcttttgtccatTTATCGGCAGTTCGCATATAAAACATGCAACCTATAGCCCAATAGTTATACCCGTTTCCGTCAAAAAGTTAGCTTATATTAGGCACTATTTAACAGTAGGTCGCATATTTAACCAGCGTAAGAAGCATGCAATCTACTTTTAAATCTACATGTTGCATTTTTTATAGGTGAACTGCCCATAAATGggcaaaaaaaaagagagaaaaacccATTAGTGGAGCGCAATTTATTTGAGAGCCCATTTTGGGTGTGGATTCAAAGTACTGTTAAGCAGGAGACGATACTCCTCTGAGTTCCTAAGCTTACCTCTTGAAAACTTTCTAGTTGTGATAGTCACACATAGAATCTTGAAAACAGACCATGCCCTAAACTTGCACAAGTTTCTCGATGGTCAGATCATGGCTATTTGTCATTGGGTAGTTGGCAGTTTGCTCTAACCGACTTTGCTGCACTTAAACTTGACTGCTAAATCTAGTTACTAGTTACTCCTCATAAGATCCTCTGCCTGTTAAAAACCACAGATCTTGATCAATTATGATAACTTTCATGTGGTAATTTGCTTCTCGGATATTAACTCTTTAGACTTAGCTCATTCTAAGAATGACAAAATCCATGTTTATCTGGCTGACTCGTTGCACTCATCTTCATGAAGCCCTAAAAAACTTGCCAATTGATTAGTCAATGTGGATTTGGGAACTCAGTCTAAGTGACTGATTATATACCCAAAACAACCAAATATTAACTCAAACCCCCATAATCTATTAATCCTAATTAATCCATTTACAACTTTGTAAGCATAGAAAAAGTTTCTCCCTACAATTTCATCAATTTCTCTCCTTAAAGAACAAAAACTTACTTTATCTtcatttggtaattaaaaaaattactaaaaagaacccccccccccccaaaaaaaaaaaagaacaaatggAAAAAGTACTCATTTTGACCTTGAGCGAGTTAAATCATGAGTAATCCAttgagaaagaaaggaaaaactatCTAAAACAAGCCATAAATAATGGTGGAATTTGTTTCTACGTATAAAAAGGTACATTTTTTTCTGGAACAGATAAAAAAGTAAAGTGAATCACGTAATTTAGGAGTGCACAAACCAGGTTAGAAGGGGACTGGAGAATTGAGAGAGAGCGGCCACAGGCGTCAATAGGGAGCTGGAGAGAAGTTTGGCGGGCGAAGGCATTGGGCTTTGAAAACGTTGGCTGTTGAATTCCCCAAAGCAGCATAGTCTCCTCTGCTGGATCTTCAGTGTTCACCAATCTCACCTTCCCTCTGTACATTCCTAACTCTTCAACCATcctctcttcctcttcctcctcgtATGAGTACTCTTTCTCCTCAGCTTTTCCGGCGACGTTCGTTTCATCTCTTACGATGCCGTCGACGTTCATGGCTCTGTGCTCTTCGCGCTTGCGCTCCTACGAGAGGGTTTACAGTTTAGACCCTCTTCGGCAGTTGCCAAGAAGCAAGTGCACAAATAGCCATATTTAGGATGCTATTTAAAAATTTATCCACTTTAGAATTAACTTTAGACCCGTGAGGCTTAAAGTTCAAACAGCACAAGCAATATGTGAACATTAAGTATTTGAAGTTGGCATATTGCATGTGTAGTTCGCTTCACACATTTGGCtatgaaattatgtttggacatttCCAACTTCAAACCCCTAAAGTTTGGGAACACCActtgaaatagtttttaaaaactCTATATAGTTTAAACAGTGACATCACAAGTGGCTACTTGGTGCCATTCATTCCCATTCCAACCGATTCAAAAGAATTCGTTTGGTGCCATTTTGATTGGAGACaagaatttaaaaatatttaacataCAATTTAGTCGAAGTGCACAAATAACAGCTTTTAGGGCTGCTATTTAAAACATAACTAAAATTTacaaagtaattaaaatttagccACATAAAAGTTAAGCTTCAAACCATAGAAAGTTCAGATCTTCATATCTAAATTTTGATCACTGCCAAAAGTAAACTTCATACTAGATTTGAAGTCTGTACTACCATTCAAACTTTAGACCTTCGGTATAagtgtatagggtaaaatcggtTTATATTAAATGCTCGAATGATTACATGACACGTGGAATTGGAGGCGGACGGAAGATGAAGCGAGCGGAAACCCAGACCGAGGACAACAACTTCGGTTGGTATCGGATAGATCCCGAAGGGAACGCAATCAATGAAAGCAAACGAATGTTTGTCATTGGAtggcatttaatgaagaatattcctcaaTATTAAATATGCAGCCATTGCAGAGAATTTTGACATTCACGgcctgccgttacatattcatcaatgcccccctccccccattattgtcatttaagaggagcTTGATCCTAGGTTCTTGTTCCTTAGGTAATAGGGACCTCAACAACCATTGATAGACACGAAATCTTTGGCAAAACTTATGCTACATTTTACTGTCAAGCTGAAAAATATAACTTTATTCTTTGTCTAGTATTGTTCTTATCGCTGTCTTCGGAAGACTTGCTCCCGGAACCTGTCTTACTCTTTCTTTCGATTTCAATGCTAagtcttatattttatttaatttatttatcattttgggatcaaattagTTCGCTTGTCTATACACCACGTATAGACAAAAGGCATATGCCGATGGATCCTgcttatactgaaagtatgtgctccactcttttttccttcacccagtttttatcccaattgagtttttctagcaaggtttttaacgaggcatcgacggaaagcatactacgGAGAAAACGTCATCATCAGAtttaagacctttaaatgacaaggcaaCAAAAAGACAAGCCATTATgggatggttaaataatctttggctcgatgaCAAAATTCCTAACGGGAAACGAAGCTCGCCATCAGACCAAAGATTATTCAACCGTTCACAAGTGTTTTTCTTCAGAGGAGAAAGACTTCCAGTATTTCAATTCACATctttcgcattcgaacactgggggggatAGTATGAGAATACGACAACTTGATTGCCACAAAAATCGGGACTGCAAGACCCGGGAACAATAATGTTTCATCAGGACTGGGGACTGCACAGCTAGCCccatagaaataagttgtacaaattagccacatgtattgtcaatttcttttctttcagcAAACAAatacttatgtacttttgaagatagaaggaataaatttgatccaccttcttcacataaCCTTCAACAAATCGTATCTTCAAATCTCCACCACAAGGTTtgtctctgataccacttgttaggatcGAAATAATTAGGTATTATGTAGAAGTTAGTAAAGCGAACCTTAAACcacgataaatcagacaacaaaagagaaatataataaaagcgacacacacatttaacgtggttcgatcAATTGACCTACATCCACATGCGAAGATGAGccatccactatataaaagaatGTACAAAATACCGAAAGAACAGACTCACAAAGAGCCACACACAAGTGGTAGGCTAACACttgtcccaaaaatatttttcctaaacaagactctcaaatCCCTTATGCCGACATTGTGGATGCTGCTAAATGAGAATGAATGGACCTTAATTTGTAGAAGCCAAAACTTTTTTCTCCAAGAAAAAGAACTAGCtaaatatgaaagaattatattttttattttgaaaaaggaaaaatcaattatggtaaatatattTTCGCTCCTCCAAGAAATAGAAAAACTAACTATGGTAAGAAAATAAAGACAAACACCTAACACATTGCAAAGGACCACCAATGCTAAAGTGAAAAACGAAAAATGGTTGATgagaatatttataaatataaaaaacatAGTAAAAAAGTCTGGATGATTGAGAACAAAACTGCAACACTGTATAGATTTCATGCATGCGTATTAATGTCTGACATCTTCTTGTTGTGAGAAAAGACATCTTGGTAATCTTATAAATTTCTGCATGTGTATTGAACTTCTAACACTTTGTTAAAATGCATGTCCCTACTCCTATGAGTGTGAACACTCACAAGAGAAGAATTATCGGTACAAAAAAAATTGAGTCTTTCACTAATCACTACTACTCTAAGTAACCACTTGAGTTGGCTAAACTATAactaatatatatttaaaaagaTGATATTAGAACAGAGGAAAAAAAGGTGAATATGAAGTTTGTATTACGTCTAGGGCATTGACACGTTGCTTAAAAATTTACACGACTTTTAATGTCAAACAACATTGTATTTCAATTTTCTGTATCCATACAACTGCTGATCTGATAGTAACCCGAAGGACTTAACTTCATGTGCCACTGAACCAATACAACACCACACTACACATCGTTTCCTTATTAGTGGGTTTCCATCATATGAATCCTCAATACCCATTTCACTCCACTTGGACCTGTTTCATTCGGATACTTTGTAACTTTATTTTCTCTAAAAAGTAAAGGAAACTAAGTCAATCCTTTTCTCCGTCATATAACACTTTTCCCTTGACAATTATAACACATATAACAAGTAAAGAGAAGCTCAAACATACCAGGAACTTCTGATTCATCCAAACAAGTGTGTATTTCAATTTTCTGTATCCATACAACTGCTGATCTGATAGTAACCCGAAGGACTTAACTTCATGTGCCACTGAAGCAATACAATATCATACTACGTATCATTTCCATGTTAGTGGGTTTCCATCATATGAATCCTCAATACCCATTTCACTCCACTTGGACATGTTTCATTCGCATACTTTGTAACTTTGTTTTCTCTAAACAGTAAAGGAAACTAAGTCAATACTTTTCTCCATCACATAACACTTTCCCCTTGAGAATTATAACGTATATAACAAGTAAAGAGAAACTCAAACATACCAGGAACTTCTGATTcatctaaacaagtgtgtatttCAATTTTTTGTATCCATACAACTGTTGATCTGATAGTAACCCGAAGGACTTAACTTCATGTGCCACTGAATACTACGCATCGTTTCCATGTTAGTGGGTTTCCATCATATGAATCCTCAATACCCATGTCACTCCACTTGGACCTGTTTCATTTGGATACTTTGTAACTTTATTTTCTCTAAACAGTAAAGGAAACTAAGTCAATCCTTTTCTCCATCACATAATACTTTCCCCTTGACAATTATAACACATATAACAAGTAAAGAGAAGCTCAAATATACCAGGAAATTTTGATTCATCCAAACAAGATTAAAGTTTGTGAAATCTGACATAAACATCAGCATCATCTTGAGTGTTGAAATGTGAACAATATAAACTTGTTTATATTTGTTTACATTAGTTTATGAACTAGAATATTAAGTCAGTATATGTATTAGAGTATGGACACATTGATGTACATTGGACGATACAATGTCTAGAGGTGTCATCCATGTACCTTGAAAGATGTGAGGTGTTGACTTAGTTATTATGTTTACATGTAATGTAGGCTAGATACATGAAAGATTTATCCTATAAATAGCCATGTATTCCTAGATATTTGGAGTAACTCAAGCTTAATAGAAATCATCTTTTCCTCCACTTTCTTCTTTGTGAGTTTTGAGTATTCTTTTGTGTTATCTTGCTCTCCCAAATTTTCTAACATTGTGGTATCAGAGTCTGTGTATTTGAGAGACAACCAAACTTGGAGAGAAAATGACAAATAGTAATGGAACTCCCTTTCAAGTTCCTATGCTCACAAAAGAGAACTATGAAAATCGATGTATTCGGATGCAGGCTTTACTTGGTGCCTATGATGTTTGGGAACCAGTGAAAGTCAGAGGTGATGAAGTGGAAGATGATGTTGACTTTAAATAGAAAGATCAAAAGGCGCTCACTCTCATCCATCAATGATTGGATGACAAGATGTTTGAGAAGATTGCAAATGCAATCACCTCAAAGAAAGCATGGGAGATTCTTCAAACACTACTAAAAAAACGGGAAAAGCCGACCGATGTTGGTCGGTAATTGGCAAACATCAACCGATTCGTGGCGATCGATATAGCTAACCGAccgactttggtcggtatttttcgaccgatttcggttggtcaattaattccaaaaaaaaataattgccgaaaaaaccgaccgaagtcggtcggtattttaattatgtaattaaaaaatacaccatctgggaatcgaactgGGGTCTGTActatggcaggatactattctaccactagaccattagtgcattttattttaagactgtcttttattttatttatactctttaattgtatttttgcgCGAAAATAACCAACCGATgtcggtcggttttattaaaaaataaaattatcgaTCGAATTCGGTTGATTTTTTAAAACGATCGACTGAATTAACCGACCGATTTTGGACGGTTTTTTTAAtatcaattttaatttattttaaatgaaaaaccatccaaagttggtcggtttcttggaAAAAAATTTCGGgacacaaaaatagtttcccaCATTCTTGCGCGAAGTAAAACtttgtaaaaataaatttaaaaaaaaatattttgaaaaaccgaccaatttCGGTCGGTTTTTCGGTCGATTGTttgaccgaccgaaatcggtcggtcggtcgaccgcggtcgatttttatcgaatttctagtagtgaaactTCCTTTAAAGGTTTGGATAAAGTGAAAAGAGTTCGTCTCCTAACCTTAAGAGGAGAGTTTGAATCATTGCATATGAAGGAATCCGAATCCGTTTCAGATTATATTTCAAGAGTTTTGGCTATTGTCAATCAAATGAAGAGATATGGTGAAGACTTGAGTGATGATAGGGTCGTTGAAAAAATACTACAATCCCttgattcaaaatttaa
This DNA window, taken from Nicotiana tabacum cultivar K326 chromosome 15, ASM71507v2, whole genome shotgun sequence, encodes the following:
- the LOC107808401 gene encoding uncharacterized protein LOC107808401 isoform X2, with the protein product MNVDGIVRDETNVAGKAEEKEYSYEEEEEERMVEELGMYRGKVRLVNTEDPAEETMLLWGIQQPTFSKPNAFARQTSLQLPIDACGRSLSILQSPSNLGTPGVTGSVMWDSGVVLGKFLEHAVEAGRIHLQGKKVVELGSGCGLVGCIAALLGAQVILTDLPDRLRLLKKNVEANLYGDVRGSATVTELTWGDELDHVLGSDVIYSEGAVMDLLATLLDLSGTQTTVILAGELRNDAILEYFLQAAAEDFTIGRVDQSQWHPDCCSPRVVIYVLVKT
- the LOC107808401 gene encoding uncharacterized protein LOC107808401 isoform X1; amino-acid sequence: MNVDGIVRDETNVAGKAEEKEYSYEEEEEERMVEELGMYRGKVRLVNTEDPAEETMLLWGIQQPTFSKPNAFARQTSLQLPIDACGRSLSILQSPSNLGTPGVTGSVMWDSGVVLGKFLEHAVEAGRIHLQGKKVVELGSGCGLVGCIAALLGAQVILTDLPDRLRLLKKNVEANLYGDVRGSATVTELTWGDELDHGIKDPLPDYVLGSDVIYSEGAVMDLLATLLDLSGTQTTVILAGELRNDAILEYFLQAAAEDFTIGRVDQSQWHPDCCSPRVVIYVLVKT